One segment of Gemmatimonadota bacterium DNA contains the following:
- a CDS encoding alpha-ketoacid dehydrogenase subunit beta, which produces MPPVTYLEAISSGLREEMERDESVFCLGEDIGVYGGAFKITKGFLDDFGEDRVIDAPVAESVIIGAAMGAALMGMRPVAEMQFADFITCGFNQLVNNVAKTHYRWGAAVPLVVRCPSGAIGNAGPFHSQNPEAWFCKVPGLKVVAPATTYDAKGLLKSSIRDNNPVLYFEHKGLYRFPRIREEIPEEDYTVPIGEAAVRREGVDATIVTYGKMVFHSLDAAETLAGEGVETEVLDLRSLLPYDKQAILESVRKTNRLLVVHEDTLTGGFGGEIAAVVAEEAFEHLDAPVRRLAAIDTPVPFSPPLEQFFLPNTEKVTAALRELLAY; this is translated from the coding sequence ATGCCGCCCGTAACCTACCTTGAAGCCATTTCGTCCGGACTCCGCGAAGAAATGGAACGGGATGAAAGCGTCTTCTGCCTCGGCGAGGATATCGGCGTCTATGGCGGGGCCTTCAAGATCACGAAGGGATTCCTGGACGATTTCGGTGAGGACCGCGTGATCGACGCGCCCGTCGCCGAATCCGTGATCATCGGCGCGGCCATGGGCGCGGCGCTCATGGGCATGCGGCCCGTGGCCGAAATGCAGTTCGCCGATTTCATCACCTGCGGGTTCAACCAGCTGGTTAACAACGTGGCCAAGACCCACTATCGCTGGGGCGCGGCAGTGCCCCTCGTGGTGCGGTGCCCCTCGGGGGCCATCGGCAACGCCGGTCCCTTCCATTCCCAGAACCCCGAGGCCTGGTTCTGCAAGGTGCCCGGCCTCAAGGTCGTGGCGCCGGCCACGACCTACGACGCGAAAGGCCTGCTCAAGTCTTCGATCCGCGACAACAACCCGGTCCTGTACTTCGAACACAAGGGCCTTTACCGTTTTCCCCGGATCCGGGAAGAAATCCCCGAAGAGGACTATACCGTACCCATCGGAGAGGCGGCGGTCCGCCGGGAGGGTGTCGACGCGACGATCGTAACCTACGGCAAGATGGTCTTTCACAGCCTGGACGCCGCGGAAACGCTGGCCGGCGAGGGGGTCGAGACGGAAGTGCTCGATCTGAGGTCGCTGCTGCCCTACGACAAGCAGGCCATCCTCGAGTCCGTCCGGAAAACGAACCGGCTCCTGGTCGTCCATGAAGATACGCTGACCGGCGGCTTCGGTGGTGAAATCGCCGCGGTAGTGGCCGAAGAAGCCTTCGAGCATCTCGACGCGCCGGTCCGCAGGCTGGCGGCCATCGACACGCCCGTCCCCTTCAGTCCGCCGCTGGAGCAGTTCTTCCTGCCGAACACGGAGAAGGTGACCGCGGCCCTGAGAGAGCTCCTGGCCTACTGA
- a CDS encoding thiamine pyrophosphate-dependent dehydrogenase E1 component subunit alpha, with protein MNVETAPALSDPDLAASDLDDLGLGREDYRTLYHTMRLQREFEERVYRLFRQGRLVGAAYAGAGHEAIAAGSAYALGDADILVPMHRVIGAHFLRGHTARDMMCQYLGRANGPTAGKDGNMHCGNWDHHIVGMISHLGANIPVAAGVALASKIRGGGAVSLTYIGEGGSSIGDFHEGLNFAAVHSLPMVLIVENNKFAYSTPTRYEYACEHIVDRARGYGIAGALVDGTDVRAVYKATRDAVDLAREGGGPTLIEARCTRLLGHAQHDDAFYVPKDIMEDGWNNDPVTKAENLLLERKYFTREEIDGIQEEVKGIVDDAVDYAEQSPLPEPEEALQGVYAD; from the coding sequence ATGAACGTTGAGACCGCCCCCGCCCTGTCCGACCCCGACCTTGCAGCGTCCGACCTGGACGATCTCGGCCTCGGCCGGGAAGACTACCGAACGCTCTACCACACCATGCGCCTTCAACGGGAATTCGAAGAGCGCGTATACCGTCTCTTCCGGCAGGGCCGGCTCGTGGGCGCGGCCTACGCCGGCGCGGGACACGAGGCCATTGCCGCGGGAAGTGCCTACGCCCTGGGAGACGCGGACATCCTGGTCCCCATGCACCGGGTGATCGGCGCCCATTTCCTACGCGGGCACACCGCGCGGGACATGATGTGCCAGTACCTGGGCCGGGCCAACGGACCGACCGCCGGCAAAGACGGCAACATGCACTGCGGCAACTGGGACCACCACATCGTCGGGATGATCAGCCACCTCGGCGCGAATATCCCCGTGGCCGCGGGTGTGGCCCTGGCCAGCAAGATACGCGGCGGCGGGGCGGTCTCCCTGACCTACATCGGCGAAGGCGGCTCGAGCATCGGCGATTTCCACGAAGGACTCAACTTTGCGGCCGTGCATAGTTTGCCCATGGTGCTGATCGTCGAGAACAACAAGTTCGCCTACTCCACGCCCACCCGTTACGAGTACGCCTGCGAACACATCGTGGACAGAGCCCGGGGTTACGGCATCGCCGGCGCGCTGGTGGACGGCACGGATGTCCGCGCCGTGTACAAGGCGACGCGGGACGCCGTGGATCTCGCACGGGAGGGGGGCGGTCCGACCCTGATCGAAGCCCGCTGCACCCGGCTGCTTGGCCACGCCCAGCACGACGACGCCTTCTATGTCCCCAAGGATATCATGGAGGACGGGTGGAACAACGATCCGGTCACGAAGGCGGAGAACCTCCTGCTGGAAAGGAAGTACTTCACCCGCGAGGAGATCGACGGGATCCAGGAAGAAGTCAAGGGCATCGTCGACGACGCGGTCGATTACGCGGAACAGAGTCCCCTGCCCGAACCCGAAGAAGCGCTCCAGGGCGTCTACGCGGACTGA